In Hyperolius riggenbachi isolate aHypRig1 chromosome 1, aHypRig1.pri, whole genome shotgun sequence, the genomic window TACTATACTTAATGAACTCCCCAATTAAGGTAAAACAATCATTTTGTATGGAAGATCCTCATTCCTGCTGGCTGCTTACTGTTCAGGGCACTACTGAGGAACACTTTTGGTGAGATGTTGTTGAATTCATTGTTTTAATTACTATAAATATCTAACTGGATGAAGTCCTTAACTATTGCTAAAACGACTCTAAGGGTCACATAAATTTGTTTTATTGAGCTTACCACAAATATAAAGAGATGTTGAATTTTCAAAGCACCACCCTGTGCATAGAACTGGGAACTGAAACTAACTCAACCAGCTCCAGCTCCATGCACTGGGCGGGGTCTTGTCCATTCAAATGTCCAGGCAGGTATTTCTAGAAatgaggaaaagaaaaaagattaaTGATTAGCAGCATATTATTTTGCAacaaacaaaatattaaaaataaaacattaaaaaagttaGCTGCTGAAACAACTGACATGGCGTTCTTGTAACTCTGACTATTTGTGGTGTGGTGACAGTGACAGTAGACACAACCACAATATAAAAGGAGGACTCAGATTAGAAAATGATTGGTGTCATGTATTATTATCAGGAGAGCTCTAATGCAGAGTGACTCCTACAATTATCAGTATGATAgagcacactggctgagaaaggcAGTAAGATCACTTAGCTAGAAATATTACTGAATTTAAAACAAATCACCATTTTTGTTTACTATTAACTAAAACGCCCAAACATCCTTACTGAAAAAATCTTCAAATTGACTTTGCCAAgaataacaacattagaacattacttCTCTAAGAGTAAAAGATACTTATCTGTGTAGCCCTATGGAGCATGAGGACATCAGAACACACAGGAAGAGGTGGAGCGGTGGAAGGAGAACTTGGTCATCAATATGAAAGTTATGGACTCACTGTTGACTGTAGAACTTATGAGTGCACCACATTACCTCTCGTGGTTGCTTGAAGACTATGTATGATAGACACAGAAATTCATCGTCATATGCTGTATCTGTAATATACAATGTAGATGCAATACTTTATTCTTTTCTGATACTATTACCAGTTTTCAAAGTTCTTCTATGAGCAACCAAATTTGACTGGCTGCACAACGCTGACTGGGTTCTATTGCCAAAATACTCATGAATATGTCCAGTGTGGTGGAGGATAGCTTTCCCCAGGGAGCTGGAGGACCATAACCCTGGAAGTGGTTTTGCCAATCACCAAATCTTCTAAATCTTTCATCCTTGTGCATCGCCACCTTCCATGGAAATTCTCCAGTCATCAGACAAAAGAGGAGGACACCAAATGCCCAGACATCGAGGTTGGAGTCCACAGTAATTTCTTCCCTGCCAGTAATTGTGCACATCTCAGGAGCCATGTACTTAACAGTGCCCAATTGGCCTCTGATAGTTGTTCTCCTCACCTGGGCAAGACCAAAATCTGTGACTTTCACACACTGGCAGTCCTTGTCAAAAACTAAAACATTTTCTGGCTTTAGGTCCATATGAACAAATCCTTTTTGAGAAATAAACTCTAGAGCATTTGAAATTTGCACAGCACAACGCTTTACTATATCTTCTGGAAGTCCAACCTAGAAGACAAAATAACCCATAAGGATTCTCATGCATAGAACATAGTAAACAaaaggtaaacaaaaaaaaatgctattgtGGTACTTACGCTAGGTACAATTAAAGAAAAGAGATCTCCGAGTGGTGCTACTTCCTGCGCAAAGCAGAAATCTTCTCCAGTCTTGAAAAGAATTCCAAGGCTCTCCACAATGTTGGGGTGAGAGGACAGGAAGGACATTACACCACATTCCATCAGAAATTTCCTCTTGCTTGTCATTTCTCTTTCCATCATTTTTAAGGCCATCTTCTGATCTGTGGTATAAAAAGAACCTATTGAGCATTTATAGCACAACCAATATTTAGAGTCAATTTCAGCTTTAGCCAAAGAGCCTAATAAATTGCCCAGAACCTAATACATAGCCTAATATGTTCTGACAAACAACCCCACTACAGACATGGATTTTCGGAGGGCAAATATTCTATATAATTGCATAATAATACttcaaataaatgaataaataaaactaTGAGATGAAAAGTGTAAAGTATCAAGCTCCTACTGTGTAACATGTTTTTCATGCCATCTAGCATTAAACATTTGTGCTTATCCAGTTACTTAAAACTTTATGACGATGATGTTTCAAAAATTATTGtaaaatatctgatgtgcatgCAAATATGTACGGTAATTGAAGTGGCTTTATGTATGTGTTCGGGACTGACTATTTTAAGGTTTAAATAGTAAGTCCAGGATATGTTAGGATTGCAGATAAGTTGCTTTTATTACACTCCGTTAGGCCATACTGCTAGCTTACATGTGCTTTGCAGGCCAGAGGGATTTATTTTATCAAAGCACAGAAATACAAGAAAAGCACTGGATTGTCGGTTTCTGTGCTTTGATAAAAGGGACCCCCTTAGGTCAGCAAAACATTGGGCAGCTCCCAGTATGGACTAATGAAGTGCAATTAAACCAACTTATCTGTGACATTGGTGTGCAAACCTATCCTGGACTTACTATTTGTGATATATGGTGGTTGGCTTACCTTGGTTATGCACCCAGAATATTCCCAGTAATGTGTGCCTCCCTGAATCCACTACCTTTGttaaaatgtaaacattacaaaaaGGAAAACACAAAAATGTAATAACTTCTTAGTCATTTTAAAAGGAGAACAAATAAAAATGGaatcagatgtgtgtgtgtgtgtgtgtgtgtgtgcgtgcgtgcgtgcgtgcgtgcgtgcgtgcgtgtattcAATGACAATTCTGTTTTTAGTAGAGTTGATTAAAATCATGATTGTCCCATATTGGACTTTTTCAGGGAATAACCAACAAGTTCTATCAGATAAAGAACAATTTACTATATTGCTCAAAGCTATCTACAACAACATTTCCTAATACTTCATGACATTCAAATATGTgatttataattatttttaaccACACTGACCTGTTTTCTTCTCCTTCACCAGCAGAACGGAGCCAAAACCACCGTCTCCAAGTCTCTTGATGATGTGGAATCTCTGCCGAAGTTTGATTCTCTGAAGTCTTTTGGAGGCCAATGAGATAAAATCTTCAAGGACCTGCATCACTTCTTCAATACTGGATGCCATTTCAGTACAGTCTATGGAAAACTATAGCAGATAACAACAAAAACAGAAGAGCTGTATCTTCAGTTTGTTCTGGAAGTCTGGTTGCTACAGCTGGGATCCTCAGATAATGTAGATACACCCTCAGATATGATGCAAGCAAGCAATTTGTCTCACACTAGAGAGTTACTGACTGGCAAATAAGAAATTGGCCTTTATATAGAGCAAGGGGGTTGGGCAGGGATAGCTTGGGAAGTTTCTATTGGTTGATCTTGTTTTGTGTGTATTgtataaacaaataaacaaacagtgCCTTGCTAATTTGCATTTGAATAAGCCCTCTGTGGACTCTGACATAGTAAAATCAAACAGTACTGAAGATTTTAGAGTTCTTAATTTTATTTTGATAccaatatgttattttatttagtAATGTTGCAGTTTACTTATTATTCTAGAGAACattatatatataaaagaaaaaaaaacattaaaacaagATTTCCCCTTTTGTCTGTTCAGTAAATTAATTCCAAAACTTTTGATAATGATGGCTTGTTTGCAATTCAAAAAGATGTTTGAATGCATGCGCAgatgacccagactggacccaactATTACCAGGACTCaccgcggctgaatggcagaccacggAAGGACGACGTGGGacttaaggctagtacacactagcaattttgattgaccaatgattgctcaattttaccacctccatgtagtatgaccatttacctatataatctgcatataattgaaaatctgtttgtccctcatactacatggaggtggtaaaattgagcaattattggtcaatcaaaattgctagtgtgttctAGCCTTTAGATGTGTTTATGTGGTGGGAGAAAGCCCACCCCAATCTTTACTTTTACTGATCTTTGGTTTGCTTTAAAATCTTATAAAAATGATGAATTATTTAACAATACTTGTAAACTCCAAGAACAATGTAGCAAATGCTTACTAACAATATAGGTAATGGATGCAGAAACTATGATAGGGTAAAATTATGACAAATAAAACAATAGTAAGAAAGATGAAGTTGCCACAAGATCTCATGACATTGCATGTAAAACCTTAAAAGCTTGGTTCAGGACGGTTTTGGAAAATGGTTTTAgaaacacatttaacacattaTGAGTGGCAGACCTCAAATGTGGGCCTATAGCTATGACTTGGGCTCACAACCCTCATAGTCTAGACTTTAATTAAACTGAGCCATTTattcaaaaaaatgtgtaaatcaTTTAATATTTTTGGTTTCAGAGAGAAGTATGAATGAGATCTAAATTCACCAATATTGTAAATCTGCCAACGTGAAAGCATGAGAACCAAAAATACTGTCTAATCAAATTAGTATGAAAACCAATAATACTGTAAGATGTTATGTAATAACTTAATTAAAACTGACACCAATGGACCTCGAAAAACACCAAAAGTAACTCCCTGACACTCAGGAAAACATGAACAATGCTCAGTGTGCAATGTCCGGAAAATCCATCCAGACCCAAATATTATACCATGTTGGGCAATAATCTTTTTAGCATATATAATTATTGATTCTAATAAAATGTAACTATATATTCATTAACATGAGGTTGAGGTAATGTCTACAGTGCCTATACACATGATAGAGACAGTTAACATACAAGTAGTGTGGATACTGGGGGTGGCTGCCCTCTCTATTCACACCTTGTATAGTTAGTCTGGTATCACCTAATTAACATATGAATCTGCTGAACCCTCTCCATGGAGACGCCCAGCAGGAGGGCGGAGCCACAGGCATTGTTCTAACGAAGTCTCTGCATGAGATACACCTGGACATTGTTGATGCCAAACAATGACAAATTGGCAGGAATTAGTAAATCTACTGGTATCAGAGATGAAAGTCCACTTAAATTATTTATCTTTTCTTTAACAAAATAAAGCAGTGAAAGTTAAAAATCAGCTTTTATCTGTATTGTGTGCCCAATTGTAGATTGTTAATTTCAGTAATGATTGCTTTGAAAATTTTGTACAATACCATATATATTCTCAAATACAAGTCAACCTCATATATAAGttaactccaatattcaaccctcttaagctggaatttttattgactcaagtataggtCTAAAGTGGCAGAGGAGGCAAAAAAGCAGGGAAACCGCCACTactaaaaaatgctgtttttaataaataCTTGTTCAAGCGTGATGCACACAATGTACATGCATGACAAAAGCAAAATTGCACTGTGGATGGATCAAAAATACAAGTGGGGTACCTTTCggtgtggtgggtgctgggtTGTTAAGCCTTAACTTGTGGTACTTTTAGACCCTGTAAATCAGCAACTCCGTTCCCCATTCAACCAGGATCATGCCTGGATGTTTTCCAGAAGATGGTCAAAAGAGACCTGAAGGCAGAAATATACCCAAAGGTTACCAAGAACATATCTGAAAAAGAGGACTGGGCGCTAAAATGGTTACGCTCAAGACCCGATCTACTAATCAAGAGAGCGGATAGGGGGGAATGATTGTGGTGATGTCCACAGAGCAATATAAAAATGAGGCCCTTAGGCAATTACAGGATAGGAATGTCTATCAACCCCTGACTGAAGACCCTACTAATCGCCATCAGAACTCCTTAAGGTCCCTACTAAGAAAAGGA contains:
- the LOC137544575 gene encoding serine/threonine-protein kinase SBK1-like: MASSIEEVMQVLEDFISLASKRLQRIKLRQRFHIIKRLGDGGFGSVLLVKEKKTDQKMALKMMEREMTSKRKFLMECGVMSFLSSHPNIVESLGILFKTGEDFCFAQEVAPLGDLFSLIVPSVGLPEDIVKRCAVQISNALEFISQKGFVHMDLKPENVLVFDKDCQCVKVTDFGLAQVRRTTIRGQLGTVKYMAPEMCTITGREEITVDSNLDVWAFGVLLFCLMTGEFPWKVAMHKDERFRRFGDWQNHFQGYGPPAPWGKLSSTTLDIFMSILAIEPNTAYDDEFLCLSYIVFKQPREKYLPGHLNGQDPAQCMELELLALYNLYIIFKQVGNSASFLKYPEQIITSVVLETGGKTLSSVIVRIL